A genome region from Flavobacterium sp. includes the following:
- a CDS encoding hemolysin family protein — MEVSIIILCLILSAFFSGMEIAFISSNKIYLGIEKKQDNFSSQILTKLTENPSKFIASMLIGNNVALVIYGFYMGDVALKWIIDCGFQFSNLTTVLVQTLISTFIVLITAEFFPKVFFQIYANSLIKVFAVPAYLFYRLFYYISTFFIWISDFVLKKFFKTEGDHVQLYFSKVELGNYITEQMNSVEDDDEVDSEIQIFQNALEFSGVKARDIMTPRTEIVAIDLFDTVSDLKELFIETGYSKIVVSQNSLDDIVGYVHSFDLFKKPQTIKSVLMTVEFVPETILIKDALNLLIKKRKNVAVVLDEYGGTSGIITIEDIVEELFGEIEDEHDLDEELIEQELGEGKYLFSTRLDVEYLNETYKLMIPEEDSYGTLGGFIVNSTKEIPQKGDKIIIDKYHFVIEQASNKKIELVKLTIKE, encoded by the coding sequence ATGGAAGTTAGTATTATAATATTGTGTTTAATACTATCTGCCTTTTTTTCGGGAATGGAAATAGCTTTTATTTCCTCAAACAAAATTTATCTTGGAATTGAGAAAAAACAAGATAACTTTTCGTCTCAAATATTAACGAAACTTACCGAAAATCCTTCAAAATTTATCGCATCAATGCTTATTGGTAACAATGTCGCATTGGTTATTTATGGATTTTATATGGGAGACGTTGCTCTTAAATGGATAATTGATTGTGGATTTCAATTTTCTAATTTAACCACGGTTCTGGTTCAAACTTTAATTTCAACCTTTATAGTTTTAATTACCGCTGAGTTTTTTCCTAAAGTCTTTTTTCAAATTTATGCCAATTCATTAATTAAGGTATTTGCAGTTCCGGCCTATCTTTTTTACAGACTGTTTTATTATATCTCTACATTTTTTATATGGATTTCTGATTTTGTTTTAAAGAAATTTTTTAAAACAGAAGGAGACCATGTGCAGCTTTATTTTAGTAAAGTAGAACTGGGAAATTATATTACAGAACAAATGAATTCTGTAGAAGATGATGATGAAGTCGATTCAGAAATTCAGATCTTTCAGAATGCGTTAGAATTCTCAGGCGTAAAAGCCCGTGATATTATGACGCCTCGTACAGAGATAGTTGCAATTGATTTATTTGATACAGTTTCAGATTTAAAAGAGCTTTTTATCGAAACAGGATATTCAAAAATTGTGGTAAGCCAAAACTCCCTCGACGATATTGTAGGCTATGTGCATTCATTCGATTTATTTAAAAAACCACAAACCATAAAATCTGTTTTAATGACAGTTGAGTTTGTTCCTGAAACCATTTTAATAAAAGACGCTTTAAATCTTTTAATTAAAAAGAGAAAAAATGTAGCCGTAGTTTTAGATGAATACGGAGGAACATCAGGAATTATAACAATCGAAGATATAGTGGAAGAACTATTTGGAGAAATCGAAGATGAACATGATTTAGACGAAGAATTAATAGAGCAGGAATTAGGAGAAGGTAAATATTTGTTTTCGACCAGATTAGATGTTGAGTATTTGAATGAGACCTATAAATTAATGATTCCCGAAGAAGATTCGTACGGAACTTTGGGCGGATTTATTGTGAATTCTACCAAAGAAATTCCGCAAAAAGGCGATAAAATAATCATTGATAAGTATCATTTTGTGATAGAACAGGCGTCAAACAAGAAAATTGAGCTGGTTAAATTGACAATAAAAGAGTGA
- a CDS encoding peptidylprolyl isomerase, which translates to MAVLAKIRQRSALLIGVIALALLAFIIQDLFNRGTFGQSSKDVGSIDGKDISFEDFRVKVSNLEKSGQGITSTEAANRVWDQEVSIALLSTQFDKLGLRVGEKHLLEVLKADPNIGKNPAFLNAAGMFDVAKFKDYVKANPEAEQYIAAKEVDAELNAKYQIYSTLVKSGLYTTASEGKLKYEMEANKVNFAYAGALYSSIKDSEVKISDSDIVDYMKKNEKKFKADETREIQYVLVEDKASKEDEADIKAKITALLNGRVEYNAKTGKNDTLPGFKNATNIAEFVNSNSDVPYDSTYVPKNALPAVDADKLFSLPAGAIYGPYVYGKYYAISKSLGFKAGVNAKASHILISYTGAQATPKEKRTKEEAKAKADEILAQVQANPDSFMMLAFTASDDSSAQQGGDLGYFSPGQMVKPFNDFVFNNGIGKVGLVETPFGFHIIKITDKQDGIRLATIAQKIAPSEATSDKVFTLATKFEQAAADKDFAAAAKELGLKVAAPVSAKAMDEQFGPLGNQRNIIRWAFDKETSTGDVKRFEIANVGHVIAQYKSENKSGLVSVTMARPYVEPILKNKKKAEILKAKMTGSSLEAIAKSAGVAVQQATNVTLDNPVLPGGVGQEPKVVGNAFALAANKISAPIEGNTGVYVVKNVSTVKAPAIANHAEYVAKVKAQSASDASRILPALKANAKIEDNRLQFNY; encoded by the coding sequence ATGGCAGTTTTAGCAAAAATTAGACAACGTTCCGCTTTATTGATAGGAGTTATTGCGCTTGCATTATTAGCATTTATAATACAAGATCTATTTAATAGAGGAACATTTGGTCAAAGTTCAAAAGATGTAGGAAGCATCGATGGAAAAGATATTTCATTTGAAGACTTTAGAGTTAAAGTTAGTAATCTTGAAAAAAGTGGTCAAGGAATTACTTCCACTGAAGCTGCAAACAGAGTTTGGGATCAAGAAGTTTCAATCGCATTATTATCAACTCAGTTTGATAAATTAGGATTGAGAGTTGGTGAAAAACACTTACTTGAAGTTCTAAAAGCAGATCCAAATATTGGAAAAAACCCTGCGTTTTTAAATGCAGCCGGAATGTTTGATGTAGCAAAATTCAAAGACTATGTTAAAGCAAATCCAGAAGCAGAACAATATATCGCTGCAAAAGAGGTTGACGCTGAGTTAAACGCAAAATACCAAATCTATAGTACTTTAGTAAAATCTGGACTTTATACAACTGCTAGTGAAGGAAAGTTGAAGTATGAAATGGAAGCTAATAAAGTTAACTTTGCTTATGCCGGAGCATTATATTCTTCTATCAAAGACAGTGAAGTAAAAATTTCTGATTCAGATATCGTAGATTATATGAAGAAAAACGAGAAAAAATTCAAAGCGGATGAAACTCGTGAAATTCAATACGTATTAGTAGAAGACAAAGCTTCTAAAGAAGATGAAGCTGATATTAAAGCTAAAATAACAGCTTTATTAAACGGTAGAGTAGAGTACAATGCAAAAACAGGTAAAAACGATACACTACCTGGTTTTAAAAACGCAACAAACATTGCTGAGTTTGTAAACTCAAATTCTGATGTTCCTTACGATTCTACTTATGTTCCTAAAAATGCTTTGCCAGCGGTAGATGCTGATAAATTATTCAGTTTGCCAGCCGGAGCAATTTATGGTCCTTATGTATACGGAAAATATTACGCTATCTCTAAATCTTTAGGATTTAAAGCTGGAGTTAATGCAAAAGCAAGCCATATTTTAATTTCTTATACTGGAGCTCAGGCTACACCAAAAGAAAAAAGAACTAAAGAAGAAGCAAAAGCTAAAGCTGATGAAATCTTAGCTCAGGTTCAGGCTAATCCAGACAGTTTCATGATGCTTGCATTTACAGCTTCTGATGATTCATCTGCACAACAAGGTGGAGATTTAGGATATTTCAGCCCAGGACAAATGGTAAAACCATTCAATGATTTTGTATTCAATAATGGTATTGGTAAAGTTGGTTTAGTAGAAACTCCTTTCGGATTTCACATTATCAAAATTACAGACAAACAAGACGGTATTCGTTTAGCTACAATTGCTCAAAAAATTGCGCCTTCTGAAGCTACTTCTGATAAAGTATTTACATTAGCTACTAAATTCGAACAAGCTGCTGCAGATAAAGATTTTGCTGCTGCTGCAAAAGAATTAGGTTTAAAAGTGGCGGCTCCGGTTTCTGCAAAAGCTATGGATGAACAATTTGGACCATTAGGAAACCAAAGAAACATCATCAGATGGGCATTTGATAAAGAAACAAGTACTGGAGATGTAAAACGTTTTGAAATCGCTAATGTTGGTCACGTAATTGCTCAATACAAAAGCGAAAACAAATCTGGTTTAGTTTCTGTTACTATGGCAAGACCTTACGTAGAACCAATCTTGAAAAACAAGAAAAAAGCTGAAATTTTAAAAGCTAAAATGACAGGTTCAAGCCTTGAAGCTATTGCTAAAAGCGCTGGTGTTGCAGTACAGCAAGCTACAAATGTAACTCTTGATAACCCTGTTTTACCAGGTGGAGTTGGACAAGAGCCAAAAGTAGTAGGAAATGCATTTGCATTAGCAGCGAATAAAATTTCTGCGCCAATTGAAGGAAACACTGGAGTTTATGTTGTAAAAAATGTAAGCACAGTAAAAGCTCCTGCAATTGCAAACCATGCTGAATATGTTGCTAAAGTAAAAGCTCAAAGCGCATCAGACGCTAGCAGAATTTTACCAGCATTGAAAGCTAATGCTAAAATTGAAGACAACAGACTACAATTTAATTACTAG
- a CDS encoding GYDIA family GHMP kinase, with translation MSTTFYSNGKLFISGEYLVLDGADAFALPTKFGQNLIVEDSGNQIIEWKSYDYDNKLWFETSISFDEVINNVNSEVETVKTTLINILHEAYVLNPEFIQKSNGYAITTNLTFPRNWGLGTSSTLINNIAQWTKINAFTLLRNSFGGSGYDIACAQNNTPIIYRIENNFVEPVVFNPDFTKNIFFVYLNKKQNSKTAIHAYNKHKDQNLAKSVVENNKITKTILNAKSLNEFAHAIEKHEIHLSNILEIRTIKEIAFPDFNGTIKSLGAWGGDFVMVISKENPKDYFVSRGYDTILSYDEMILQE, from the coding sequence ATGTCAACAACCTTTTATAGTAACGGAAAATTATTCATCTCTGGAGAATATTTAGTTTTAGATGGTGCCGATGCATTTGCATTACCAACAAAATTTGGTCAAAATTTAATTGTTGAAGATTCCGGAAATCAAATAATCGAATGGAAGAGTTATGATTACGACAACAAACTTTGGTTTGAAACTTCTATCTCATTTGATGAAGTTATAAACAACGTAAATTCTGAAGTTGAAACTGTAAAAACAACGTTGATTAATATTCTTCATGAAGCATACGTTTTAAATCCTGAATTTATTCAAAAATCTAACGGATACGCGATCACAACAAATCTGACTTTTCCAAGAAATTGGGGATTGGGAACTTCTTCTACTTTAATTAATAATATTGCACAGTGGACAAAAATCAATGCCTTTACGCTATTGAGAAATAGTTTTGGCGGAAGTGGTTATGATATTGCCTGCGCACAAAACAATACTCCTATTATATACAGAATAGAAAATAATTTTGTTGAGCCTGTGGTTTTTAATCCTGATTTTACAAAAAACATCTTTTTTGTTTATCTCAATAAAAAACAAAATAGTAAAACTGCCATACATGCTTATAATAAACATAAAGATCAAAATTTAGCCAAAAGTGTAGTTGAAAACAATAAGATTACTAAAACCATTTTGAATGCTAAATCTTTAAATGAGTTTGCCCATGCTATAGAAAAACACGAAATTCATTTAAGCAATATTCTGGAAATACGAACTATTAAAGAAATTGCTTTTCCTGATTTTAACGGCACAATTAAGAGTTTAGGTGCCTGGGGAGGAGATTTTGTAATGGTCATTTCAAAAGAAAACCCGAAGGACTATTTTGTATCAAGGGGCTACGATACAATACTTTCTTATGATGAAATGATATTACAAGAGTAG
- a CDS encoding hydroxymethylglutaryl-CoA reductase, degradative → MNNAVAGFSKLSKKEKINWIANEYFSTPEEALNIIRNYWNSDEKLQQLHDEFIENTITNLYIPLGVAPNFLINGKYKTIPMAIEESSVVAAASKAAKFWATRGGFKATIIDTEKIGQVHFNFNGDAEKLHSFFEQIKPKFFSETQSITKKMQERGGGILDIQLKDKRNLLENYFQLHAAFETKDSMGANFINSCLEQFAATLKEEFQNSDLFSEDDTLTVIMSILSNYVPNCLVRAEVSCPIEDLAEKHIPNPQEFAERFVQAVQIAEIEPFRAVTHNKGIMNGVDAVVLATGNDFRAVEAGVHAYASKNGQYASLSHAKIENGIFTFWLEIPLALGTVGGLTSLHPLVKLCLEMLEKPSAKELMEITAVAGLAQNFAALRSLTTTGIQEGHMKMHLNNIINQFEATDEERHLIKAHFKKTAVSHSAVVEFIESLRK, encoded by the coding sequence ATGAACAACGCTGTTGCCGGATTTTCTAAATTATCCAAAAAAGAAAAAATTAACTGGATCGCCAACGAATATTTTTCGACTCCCGAAGAGGCTTTGAATATTATAAGAAATTACTGGAATTCAGATGAAAAGCTACAGCAGCTGCACGATGAATTTATTGAGAATACTATTACCAATTTATATATTCCGCTTGGGGTTGCGCCTAATTTTTTGATCAACGGGAAGTACAAAACGATACCAATGGCAATTGAGGAAAGCTCAGTTGTTGCCGCTGCATCAAAAGCCGCAAAATTTTGGGCTACACGCGGAGGTTTTAAAGCTACAATAATTGATACTGAAAAAATTGGTCAGGTTCATTTTAATTTTAATGGTGATGCTGAAAAATTGCATTCTTTTTTTGAACAAATAAAACCTAAGTTTTTTTCTGAAACGCAAAGCATTACTAAAAAAATGCAGGAACGCGGCGGCGGAATTTTAGATATTCAGTTAAAAGACAAGAGAAATTTACTCGAAAATTACTTTCAGCTTCATGCTGCTTTTGAAACCAAAGACAGTATGGGCGCTAATTTTATCAATTCGTGTTTAGAGCAGTTTGCAGCAACTTTAAAAGAAGAATTTCAAAACTCTGATTTGTTTTCTGAAGATGATACACTAACGGTTATTATGAGCATTTTATCTAATTATGTTCCAAATTGTCTTGTAAGAGCCGAAGTATCTTGTCCAATTGAAGACTTAGCAGAAAAACATATTCCAAATCCGCAAGAATTTGCCGAGCGTTTTGTTCAGGCTGTTCAAATTGCCGAAATTGAACCTTTTAGAGCCGTAACACATAATAAAGGAATCATGAATGGTGTTGATGCTGTAGTATTAGCAACCGGAAATGATTTTAGAGCTGTCGAAGCCGGAGTTCATGCTTATGCTTCAAAAAATGGACAATATGCAAGTTTATCTCACGCTAAAATCGAAAACGGAATTTTTACTTTCTGGCTTGAAATTCCTTTGGCTTTAGGAACTGTAGGCGGATTAACATCTCTTCATCCTCTGGTAAAATTATGTTTAGAAATGCTTGAAAAACCTTCTGCCAAAGAGTTGATGGAAATTACAGCAGTAGCAGGTTTAGCGCAAAATTTTGCCGCACTACGTTCTTTAACTACAACCGGAATCCAGGAAGGACACATGAAAATGCATCTTAATAATATCATCAATCAATTTGAAGCTACAGACGAGGAACGACATTTAATTAAAGCTCATTTTAAAAAAACTGCCGTTTCACACAGTGCTGTAGTGGAATTCATTGAAAGTTTAAGAAAATAA